In Bacillus thermozeamaize, one genomic interval encodes:
- a CDS encoding small acid-soluble spore protein Tlp — translation MSNPFKPKPDDRSDNVEKLQEMIENTMANIHEARDYLKAHGDEMDPEEARQMEEKNERRITAIEGYRAEIKDEIKHQDE, via the coding sequence ATGTCAAATCCGTTTAAACCAAAACCTGACGATCGCTCTGACAACGTTGAAAAGCTGCAGGAAATGATCGAAAACACCATGGCAAACATTCATGAGGCCCGTGATTACCTGAAAGCCCATGGAGATGAAATGGATCCCGAAGAGGCAAGGCAAATGGAAGAAAAAAATGAGCGCCGGATAACGGCCATCGAAGGCTACCGCGCGGAAATCAAAGACGAAATCAAGCATCAGGATGAATGA
- a CDS encoding 5-formyltetrahydrofolate cyclo-ligase, translating to MKSRLRREWLHARDQIPEETRQAASRQIASRLCRSVWYDWAECVLTYLSFRSEVDTRPLIEQVWQDGKKVLAPKVDRSRETMEFYEIHQWEDLATGPWGIPEPCGNTMPYADAGCRCRALLLVPGVAFDRRGFRIGYGGGYYDRFLMQSSLMRSKKRLISVGLSFECQMVPEIPVEKHDLPVDGVLTEAGWKKLPPMPETPSK from the coding sequence TTGAAAAGCCGATTGCGCCGGGAATGGCTGCATGCCCGGGATCAGATCCCTGAGGAAACCAGGCAGGCAGCCTCCAGGCAGATTGCCAGCCGGTTATGCCGTTCTGTTTGGTATGATTGGGCGGAATGTGTACTCACCTATCTCTCCTTTCGGAGTGAAGTGGATACGCGACCTTTGATTGAACAGGTGTGGCAGGACGGCAAAAAGGTGCTGGCGCCGAAGGTGGATCGAAGCAGGGAAACGATGGAATTTTACGAGATTCACCAGTGGGAGGATCTGGCAACTGGTCCGTGGGGCATTCCCGAACCATGCGGGAACACCATGCCTTATGCGGACGCAGGCTGCCGTTGCCGCGCCCTGTTGCTCGTGCCGGGAGTGGCTTTTGATCGGCGTGGTTTCAGGATCGGGTATGGCGGCGGTTACTATGATCGGTTTTTGATGCAATCCAGTTTGATGCGATCAAAAAAGCGGCTGATTTCTGTCGGTCTTTCGTTTGAATGCCAGATGGTTCCGGAGATCCCCGTGGAGAAGCACGATCTTCCCGTGGATGGCGTGCTGACCGAAGCGGGATGGAAAAAGTTGCCGCCCATGCCGGAAACTCCGTCAAAATGA
- a CDS encoding tRNA N6-adenosine(37)-threonylcarbamoyltransferase complex transferase subunit TsaD encodes MGRGERQATLILGIETSCDETAAAVVADGQRICSNVIASQMDLHQPFGGVVPEVASRHHVERVTWVIEEALRRAEVEKKDLAAVAVTYGPGLVGALLVGVAAAKALALAWGIPLLAVNHIAGHIYANRLVSEMRFPLLALVVSGGHTELILMREHGKYELVGQTRDDAAGEAYDKVARSLGLPYPGGPQLDALAQRGEPSIPLPRAWLEPESYDFSFSGLKSAVLQVIARAEERGETLPLADLAASFQAAVVEVLVEKTVRAAKELQVRQVILAGGVAANRGLRQALRKRMEETGIPLAIPPLSLCTDNAAMIAAAGHILYERGEFAGMDLNAVAGLDL; translated from the coding sequence ATGGGGCGTGGCGAACGGCAAGCGACGCTCATCCTGGGAATCGAAACCAGTTGTGATGAGACGGCGGCTGCGGTGGTGGCAGACGGGCAGCGGATCTGTTCCAATGTGATCGCCTCGCAGATGGACCTTCACCAGCCGTTTGGCGGTGTCGTGCCGGAGGTGGCCTCGCGTCATCACGTGGAGCGGGTGACCTGGGTGATTGAGGAGGCGCTGCGCCGGGCGGAAGTGGAGAAGAAAGACTTGGCAGCCGTGGCGGTCACCTATGGGCCGGGCTTGGTCGGCGCCTTGCTGGTGGGTGTGGCGGCGGCGAAGGCGTTGGCGCTGGCATGGGGGATACCGTTGCTGGCGGTGAACCATATCGCCGGGCATATCTATGCCAACCGGCTGGTCAGCGAGATGCGGTTTCCCCTGCTGGCGTTGGTGGTCTCTGGCGGACATACGGAACTGATCCTGATGCGGGAGCATGGGAAGTATGAACTGGTCGGCCAGACAAGGGATGATGCGGCGGGAGAGGCGTATGACAAGGTGGCCCGCTCATTGGGTTTGCCCTATCCGGGAGGGCCGCAACTGGACGCCTTGGCCCAGCGGGGGGAACCCAGCATTCCGCTGCCCCGGGCATGGCTGGAGCCGGAATCCTACGATTTCAGCTTCAGCGGCTTGAAATCGGCGGTCCTGCAGGTCATTGCGCGTGCAGAGGAGCGGGGCGAGACGTTGCCGCTTGCTGATCTGGCGGCCAGTTTTCAGGCGGCGGTGGTTGAGGTGCTCGTGGAAAAGACGGTGCGGGCCGCCAAGGAATTGCAGGTCCGTCAGGTGATCCTGGCCGGAGGGGTTGCGGCCAACCGGGGATTGCGCCAGGCATTGCGGAAACGCATGGAGGAGACGGGCATCCCTTTGGCGATCCCGCCGCTTTCGCTGTGCACGGACAACGCAGCGATGATCGCGGCAGCTGGGCACATTTTATATGAACGCGGGGAATTTGCGGGAATGGATCTGAACGCAGTGGCCGGGCTGGATTTGTGA
- a CDS encoding ribosomal-protein-alanine N-acetyltransferase: MNERVQVRPMRLEDIDDVWEVERAAFPNPWSKQAYYNELVLNKSAHYLVLLVEGKIRGYGGMWVLIDEAHITNVAIHPEVQGRRLGWLLMGTLMVWARSLGAERMTLEVRVSNVRAQNLYNKLGFVVTGVRPQYYTDNLEDALIMWATLDEGRLSSLFQHEWKDME; the protein is encoded by the coding sequence ATGAATGAACGCGTTCAGGTACGTCCGATGCGCCTGGAGGATATTGATGATGTTTGGGAGGTGGAGCGGGCCGCCTTTCCCAATCCCTGGTCGAAGCAGGCTTATTACAATGAACTGGTGCTGAATAAGTCGGCCCATTACCTGGTGCTTTTGGTCGAAGGGAAAATTCGCGGCTATGGCGGCATGTGGGTGTTGATCGACGAGGCCCATATCACCAATGTGGCGATCCATCCGGAGGTTCAAGGCCGGCGCCTGGGATGGCTGCTGATGGGAACCCTGATGGTCTGGGCCAGGTCCCTGGGGGCGGAGCGGATGACGCTGGAAGTCCGCGTGTCCAACGTCAGGGCGCAAAATCTGTACAACAAGCTGGGGTTTGTCGTCACCGGCGTGAGGCCCCAGTACTACACGGACAATCTGGAGGATGCCCTGATCATGTGGGCGACATTGGATGAAGGAAGGTTGTCGTCGTTGTTCCAGCATGAATGGAAGGACATGGAATGA
- a CDS encoding tRNA N6-adenosine(37)-N6-threonylcarbamoyltransferase complex dimerization subunit TsaB: MKILAMDTSTLVMGVAILDETHLLGEVITNQKKNHSVRLMPTVDSLLRSLGVGPGDLQMIAVAMGPGSYTGVRIGVTSAKMMAWALKIPLVGVSTLMGMAASLGPVDGWICPLIDARRGRVYTGLYRREGGRLRLVQKEMVVPWKEWVSRVLDPLDGPVWLTGDDLLLHQEWAQSQLGSRLCLPDPEQRLPRPSVIGRLALEWMGRADETGVRERWGHQGIVVAAGESIHRFVPQYLQKTEAEQNLLQKAEKLGAGRDE, from the coding sequence ATGAAAATCCTGGCCATGGATACTTCGACATTGGTGATGGGCGTGGCCATTCTGGATGAGACCCATCTGCTGGGTGAAGTGATCACCAATCAGAAGAAAAATCACTCCGTTCGCCTGATGCCCACCGTGGATTCCCTGTTGCGCAGTCTCGGGGTCGGCCCCGGGGATCTGCAAATGATAGCGGTGGCGATGGGACCGGGTTCCTATACAGGGGTGCGGATTGGGGTGACGTCGGCGAAGATGATGGCCTGGGCGCTGAAGATACCGCTTGTCGGCGTCTCCACCCTGATGGGGATGGCGGCCAGTCTGGGTCCGGTTGACGGGTGGATTTGTCCGCTCATTGATGCCCGGCGGGGACGCGTTTATACCGGTTTGTACCGCCGGGAAGGCGGAAGGCTGCGTTTGGTCCAAAAAGAAATGGTGGTCCCGTGGAAAGAGTGGGTATCCAGGGTATTGGACCCCCTGGATGGTCCCGTCTGGCTGACGGGAGATGATCTGCTGTTGCATCAGGAATGGGCGCAATCCCAGCTCGGCAGCCGTCTGTGCCTGCCCGATCCGGAGCAACGCCTGCCCCGGCCTTCTGTGATCGGCCGCCTGGCCCTGGAATGGATGGGCCGGGCCGATGAGACAGGCGTTCGGGAGAGATGGGGACATCAGGGGATCGTGGTGGCGGCAGGTGAAAGCATCCACCGTTTTGTGCCGCAGTATTTGCAAAAGACAGAGGCGGAACAAAACCTTCTGCAAAAAGCTGAAAAGCTGGGGGCGGGCAGGGATGAATGA
- a CDS encoding tRNA (N6-adenosine(37)-N6)-threonylcarbamoyltransferase complex ATPase TsaE — protein MVAWKLIVETSDEMKRLARCLGEVLKAGDCVALYGGLGIGKTTFTQGLAQGLGIAKPVNSPTFTLVKEYQGRLPLYHMDLYRLEDPTEELGLEEYWDGDGVVVIEWPEIIRQWLPEDRLDVSMARAQGERRVVSIEATGPRSRRRVSDWMAALGRRDTGSEES, from the coding sequence ATGGTGGCTTGGAAGCTGATAGTGGAAACCTCGGATGAAATGAAGCGGCTGGCGAGATGCCTGGGAGAAGTGCTGAAGGCTGGAGATTGTGTCGCGCTGTACGGGGGGCTCGGGATCGGGAAAACCACCTTTACCCAGGGGTTGGCGCAAGGGCTTGGGATCGCGAAACCAGTCAACAGCCCGACTTTTACCTTGGTGAAGGAGTACCAGGGCCGCCTGCCGCTGTATCATATGGATTTGTACCGCCTGGAGGATCCGACGGAGGAACTGGGACTGGAGGAATATTGGGATGGAGATGGCGTTGTGGTGATCGAATGGCCTGAAATCATCCGGCAATGGCTGCCGGAAGATCGGCTGGACGTGAGCATGGCCCGGGCCCAGGGGGAGCGGCGCGTCGTTTCCATCGAGGCCACAGGTCCCAGGAGCCGCCGCCGGGTGTCGGATTGGATGGCTGCCCTCGGGCGGCGCGACACGGGGAGTGAGGAGTCATGA